The following proteins come from a genomic window of Canis lupus familiaris isolate Mischka breed German Shepherd chromosome 31, alternate assembly UU_Cfam_GSD_1.0, whole genome shotgun sequence:
- the KRTAP8-1 gene encoding keratin-associated protein 8-1, with the protein MHCNNFSGAVFPGCYWGSFGYPLGYSVGCGYGSTYSPVGYGFGYGYNGCGAFGYRRYWPFDLY; encoded by the coding sequence ATGCACTGCAACAACTTCTCCGGTGCTGTCTTCCCAGGATGCTACTGGGGCAGCTTCGGCTACCCCCTGGGGTACAGCGTGGGCTGTGGCTATGGCAGCACCTACTCCCCAGTGGGCTATGGCTTCGGTTACGGCTACAACGGCTGTGGGGCCTTCGGCTACAGAAGATACTGGCCATTTGATCTCTACTGA